In a genomic window of Quercus lobata isolate SW786 chromosome 4, ValleyOak3.0 Primary Assembly, whole genome shotgun sequence:
- the LOC115987513 gene encoding uncharacterized protein LOC115987513, whose protein sequence is MASPVPACESNIVGSDIQEIQVSEVDGAILMSLLEEPQAEERDEDRLNSLIRSLEAEIKSNAMDSHDFSMDPDFLAEDGQVCSVGQDVGHDCLVSHDQHGFGRIGTVPETSSPSDDMNWYMDLCENEMEGIAEVGLSDYSHMYYGVSLEEQGYRSLWQETYDTVMFN, encoded by the coding sequence ATGGCTTCCCCAGTACCTGCTTGTGAATCCAACATAGTTGGTAGTGACATCCAAGAGATTCAAGTTTCAGAAGTTGATGGTGCAATCCTAATGTCCCTATTGGAAGAACCACAAGCCGAAGAGCGTGACGAGGATCGATTAAATAGCTTAATCAGGTCATTAGAAGCAGAGATCAAATCCAATGCAATGGACAGTCACGATTTTAGCATGGACCCTGATTTCCTTGCGGAAGATGGTCAAGTTTGCAGTGTAGGACAGGATGTCGGTCATGATTGCTTGGTCTCACACGATCAACACGGCTTTGGACGGATAGGTACGGTGCCAGAGACTTCATCACCCAGTGATGATATGAATTGGTACATGGACCTTTGTGAAAATGAGATGGAGGGTATTGCTGAAGTTGGACTCAGTGATTATTCTCATATGTATTATGGTGTTTCCTTAGAGGAACAAGGATACAGATCATTGTGGCAAGAAACATATGATACAGTTATGTTCAATTAG